The proteins below are encoded in one region of Mycobacterium botniense:
- a CDS encoding PE-PPE domain-containing protein, with protein sequence MPRALGPLIAASIVIVGTGLTGVPTLTTSPPTAQVRAVQLVDAEISQGIADIMAGSGTPIPSDSYVEHVFDVFVKPLYPGYSPQPVYYPAGNYALYTGVKSLPLDTSEAQGTQILDNLITQQVNDGFDVVMKGQSQSSTIAGMTMTELAAQHVSSSDVSFVLTGDPNLPNGGLFERADGLTLPSLGITFNGATPSDLYPTTIYTLEYDGFADVCQYPIDAICDLNSILGIQYVHPTYSVDVTPEQLATAIKLPTMGATMTTYYMIPTNDLPLLDPLRAIPVVGDPLANLLQPDLEVLVNLGYGDPDYGWSQGFANVPTQFGLFPSLADLEKVPGLLVSGTQQGISNFVGDITSGAAAVLSDPSATVSSVLASPMAALSTMLSPAALLSGLSPNGIADEVTAVVNALSGAASAAYATLLPTADVITAVLTGLPTYDLNLFAAGLGSGNLVEALGQPIATDTYLLQLAAGFEFFAVVGQASTAVADLSSLIPL encoded by the coding sequence ATGCCACGTGCCCTGGGACCGCTCATTGCCGCGAGCATCGTCATCGTCGGCACTGGGCTGACCGGGGTCCCCACCCTGACCACATCGCCACCTACTGCGCAGGTGCGCGCGGTGCAGCTCGTGGATGCAGAGATCAGTCAAGGTATTGCGGACATCATGGCCGGCAGCGGAACACCGATACCGTCGGACAGCTACGTGGAGCACGTTTTCGACGTTTTCGTCAAACCGCTCTATCCCGGGTACAGTCCGCAACCCGTCTACTATCCCGCCGGAAATTACGCGTTATATACCGGTGTCAAGAGTTTGCCGCTGGACACCTCCGAAGCCCAGGGCACCCAGATTCTCGACAACCTGATCACCCAGCAAGTCAACGACGGCTTCGACGTCGTCATGAAGGGGCAGTCGCAGAGTTCGACGATCGCCGGGATGACCATGACCGAGCTGGCGGCCCAACATGTGTCCAGTTCCGACGTGTCATTCGTACTGACCGGTGACCCCAACCTGCCTAACGGCGGGCTCTTTGAGCGCGCCGATGGCCTGACCTTGCCCAGCCTCGGGATCACCTTCAACGGCGCGACCCCCTCCGACCTCTATCCGACCACCATTTACACGCTGGAATACGACGGCTTCGCCGACGTCTGCCAGTATCCGATCGACGCCATCTGTGACCTCAACTCGATACTCGGCATCCAATACGTGCACCCCACCTATTCCGTGGATGTCACACCCGAGCAGCTCGCGACGGCGATCAAATTGCCCACCATGGGCGCCACGATGACCACCTACTACATGATTCCCACCAACGATCTGCCGCTGCTGGATCCGCTGCGCGCCATCCCGGTCGTCGGCGACCCGCTGGCCAACCTGCTGCAACCGGACCTGGAGGTGCTGGTCAACCTGGGCTACGGCGATCCCGACTACGGCTGGTCGCAGGGTTTTGCCAATGTGCCCACCCAGTTCGGGCTGTTCCCGAGCCTTGCCGACCTGGAAAAGGTCCCGGGCTTGCTGGTGTCGGGAACCCAACAAGGCATCAGCAACTTCGTGGGTGACATCACCTCGGGCGCAGCGGCGGTGCTGTCGGACCCGTCGGCAACCGTGTCCAGCGTATTGGCCAGCCCCATGGCGGCGCTGTCGACCATGCTGTCCCCAGCGGCGCTGCTCTCCGGCTTGTCGCCCAACGGAATCGCCGACGAGGTCACCGCTGTGGTCAACGCGCTCTCCGGCGCGGCCTCGGCGGCCTATGCGACGCTGCTGCCGACGGCTGATGTCATCACCGCGGTCCTGACCGGGCTGCCCACCTATGACCTGAACCTGTTCGCCGCCGGGCTCGGCTCGGGCAACCTGGTGGAAGCCCTCGGTCAGCCAATCGCGACAGACACCTACCTGCTGCAATTGGCCGCCGGGTTCGAGTTTTTCGCGGTGGTGGGCCAAGCGTCGACAGCGGTCGCTGATCTGAGCAGTCTGATCCCACTCTGA
- a CDS encoding MMPL/RND family transporter yields the protein MTTREAAAGGAFGRLGNYVVRWPLVVIGFWVALAAGLSLTLPSVTQMARERTVAVLPPDAPTLVTAQQMTAAFHESGVESLLLVVLADEKGLSPADENVYRTLVNKLRQDSRDVVMLQDFVNTPPLREAMTSKDHKAWYLPIGIAGLLNSPQFRDAYPRVVDIVKHTVAGSTLSAYLTGPAATATDLIVVGERDLHLIENATAVMVLIILLIIYRNPITMLAPLITIGISLVTAQAIVAGAAQMGLGISNEAIILMSAIMAGAGIDYAVFLISRYHDYVRLGVDSNQAVRKALASIGKVIAASAATVAVTFLGMIFSRLTAFQTIGPALAISIAVAFLAAVTFLPALLVLAGPRGWVKPRRDLTTRFWRRSGIRIVRRPAVHLVASLLVLAALAGCVSLARFNYDDRATLPRSVESTVGYAAMERHFPVNSTIPQYLLIRSPHDLRTPQALADLEQMAARISQIPDIASVRGITRPTGEPLQQASLTYQAGEVGSKLNDASGMITGHTGDLNQLANGANALADNIANLRSGISQAIPSIRGVVNALTNVQNQFGSGATLKQLDDAANLISKMHALGFALAMDVSNVANTFDWVPPVLRALDASPICDADPSCSTSRSQFHWLINARDNGTLNQMADLAKQLQSTPDPQNLQSALDGLRDALDTTTKTLNAAGVNQSGDVEPRLTTLQQSADTLADATRRLSGGVQALVEQMKHMGVGLADASAFLRAMKYDAATPSMAGFYIPPQVLTRDEFKKAAQVFVSPDGHVVRYLIQTKLNPFSTAALDQINAITRTAREAQPNTALADASISVGGLSAGLRDTREYYNHDFRLIVVVTIIVVFLILITLLRAIVAPLYLIASVVISYLSALGIGVIMFQFVLGQQLHWSVPGLTFIILVAVGADYNMLLISRIRDESAHSVRSGVIRTVGSTGGVITAAGVIFAATMFGLLFAGISTMVQAGFVMGVGLLLDTFLVRTITIPAIASLVGRANWWPSRTVSQPKRRSKPATRTTAPQAEPLSEHDTTQPQLV from the coding sequence ATGACGACACGTGAGGCAGCAGCTGGGGGCGCGTTCGGTCGGCTGGGCAATTATGTGGTGCGGTGGCCGCTGGTTGTCATCGGGTTTTGGGTCGCTCTGGCGGCCGGTCTGTCGCTGACCCTCCCATCGGTGACCCAGATGGCGCGTGAACGGACGGTCGCTGTCCTGCCGCCTGACGCCCCGACGCTGGTCACCGCCCAACAGATGACCGCGGCGTTCCATGAATCGGGGGTAGAAAGTCTGCTGCTGGTCGTTCTGGCCGACGAGAAGGGGCTGAGCCCCGCCGACGAAAACGTCTACCGCACCCTGGTCAATAAGCTGCGCCAGGACAGCCGCGACGTCGTGATGCTGCAGGATTTCGTCAACACACCGCCCCTGCGCGAAGCCATGACCAGCAAAGATCACAAGGCGTGGTACCTGCCGATCGGCATCGCGGGTCTGTTGAACTCACCCCAATTCCGGGACGCCTACCCACGGGTCGTCGACATCGTCAAGCACACCGTTGCGGGGTCCACGCTGAGCGCATACTTGACCGGCCCCGCCGCCACCGCGACCGACCTGATCGTCGTCGGTGAGCGAGATCTGCATCTGATCGAGAACGCCACCGCCGTCATGGTGCTGATCATCCTGCTGATCATCTACCGCAACCCAATCACCATGTTGGCGCCGTTGATAACAATCGGCATATCGTTGGTGACGGCGCAGGCAATTGTGGCCGGAGCTGCCCAAATGGGTTTAGGTATTTCCAACGAGGCCATAATTTTGATGAGCGCGATCATGGCCGGGGCCGGAATAGACTACGCCGTCTTTCTCATCAGCCGTTACCACGACTACGTGCGGCTCGGCGTCGATTCGAATCAAGCAGTCAGGAAGGCGCTGGCGTCAATTGGCAAAGTAATCGCCGCGTCCGCCGCCACCGTGGCAGTCACTTTTCTCGGAATGATTTTTTCCCGGTTGACAGCGTTCCAAACAATCGGTCCCGCATTAGCGATTTCCATCGCGGTGGCGTTCCTCGCTGCGGTGACCTTCCTGCCGGCCCTTCTGGTGCTTGCCGGGCCCCGCGGCTGGGTCAAACCCCGGCGTGACCTCACCACTCGGTTCTGGCGTCGTTCGGGAATACGCATCGTGCGCCGGCCCGCGGTCCACCTGGTTGCCAGCCTCCTGGTGCTGGCCGCCCTGGCGGGTTGCGTGAGTCTGGCCCGCTTCAACTACGACGATCGTGCCACGCTGCCGCGTTCGGTCGAGAGCACCGTCGGGTACGCTGCGATGGAACGGCATTTCCCGGTCAACTCGACGATTCCGCAGTATCTGCTCATCCGATCACCGCACGACTTGCGCACACCGCAAGCCCTTGCCGACCTGGAACAGATGGCAGCGCGGATCAGCCAGATACCCGATATCGCGAGTGTCCGGGGCATCACCCGTCCTACCGGAGAACCGTTACAACAAGCCAGCTTGACATATCAGGCGGGCGAAGTCGGCAGCAAACTCAACGACGCATCCGGCATGATCACCGGCCACACCGGCGACCTCAACCAACTGGCCAATGGGGCTAACGCCCTGGCCGACAACATCGCCAATTTACGCAGCGGAATCAGTCAGGCGATACCCAGTATCCGCGGCGTGGTCAACGCCCTCACCAATGTCCAGAACCAGTTCGGCTCGGGAGCGACGCTCAAACAACTCGACGACGCGGCCAACCTCATCAGCAAAATGCACGCCTTGGGCTTCGCTCTCGCCATGGACGTCAGCAATGTCGCGAACACTTTCGACTGGGTCCCCCCGGTACTGCGTGCCCTCGACGCCAGCCCGATCTGCGACGCTGACCCCTCCTGCAGCACCTCGCGCAGCCAGTTCCATTGGTTGATCAATGCTCGGGACAACGGCACGCTCAACCAGATGGCTGATTTGGCCAAACAACTGCAATCCACACCCGACCCGCAGAATCTGCAGTCCGCGTTGGACGGCCTGCGCGACGCACTCGACACCACCACGAAAACCTTGAACGCGGCGGGTGTCAACCAATCCGGTGACGTAGAGCCCCGCTTGACAACGCTGCAGCAAAGCGCCGATACCCTGGCCGACGCGACGCGGCGGCTGTCCGGCGGGGTGCAGGCGCTGGTTGAGCAGATGAAGCATATGGGTGTGGGGCTTGCCGACGCGTCAGCCTTCTTGCGGGCGATGAAATACGACGCGGCAACGCCGTCAATGGCCGGGTTCTATATTCCGCCCCAGGTGCTGACCCGCGACGAGTTCAAAAAAGCCGCCCAGGTTTTCGTTTCGCCCGATGGGCATGTGGTGCGGTATCTGATACAGACCAAACTCAATCCCTTCAGCACCGCGGCCCTGGACCAAATCAACGCGATCACCCGCACCGCCCGCGAAGCTCAACCCAATACCGCGCTGGCGGATGCCTCGATATCGGTGGGAGGATTATCCGCCGGGCTCCGTGACACCCGTGAATACTACAACCATGACTTCCGGCTTATTGTCGTGGTGACGATTATCGTGGTGTTCCTGATTTTGATCACGCTGCTGCGTGCGATCGTGGCGCCGCTCTATCTGATCGCTTCGGTGGTCATTTCCTATTTATCGGCGCTTGGTATCGGCGTCATCATGTTTCAATTCGTACTCGGCCAGCAACTGCATTGGAGCGTGCCCGGATTGACCTTCATCATATTGGTTGCGGTGGGGGCGGATTACAACATGCTGCTCATCTCCCGGATTCGGGATGAGTCCGCGCACAGCGTGCGCTCCGGTGTCATCCGCACTGTGGGATCGACCGGCGGTGTGATCACCGCCGCGGGCGTCATCTTCGCCGCCACGATGTTCGGTCTGCTCTTCGCCGGTATCAGCACGATGGTCCAAGCCGGGTTCGTGATGGGAGTCGGGCTGCTGCTCGACACTTTCCTGGTGCGCACCATCACCATCCCGGCCATAGCTTCGCTGGTGGGCCGGGCAAACTGGTGGCCGTCGCGGACGGTCTCGCAGCCGAAGCGCCGGTCGAAGCCCGCGACGCGAACCACGGCGCCACAGGCGGAACCACTGTCTGAGCACGACACAACCCAGCCGCAGCTCGTATGA
- a CDS encoding PE-PPE domain-containing protein, whose translation MMTPARALGDGTGFVMGGSGNPIPPPTYIDNVVDKFLVPGGYGSYTPEGLVTPEQLYPLTGVESLTLDQSVDEGVTILNNAITSQIPDGNVVIFGYSQSALIASLEMERLAASPTAPSPDQLAFVLIGDPMNPNGGLFERFDGLTFPTLGATLYGATPADVYPTTIYTIEYDGAADFPRYPIDLLADLNAAAGFYFLHPTYPDLTSAQLDSAIQLPTEGPTLTTYYMIPTENLPLLDPLREIPVVGKLLADLIQPDLTVLVNLGYGNPDYGWSQGPANVATPFALLPDVNPRTVVDDLVQGAQQGVQDAIAAVKSSAPPEPSMSDLSTLMTLDPLPALMHAVHTPASDWVISPETLASEITNVANTVSSVLSNDYATLLPTADLALALGITLPAYDANLFVDGLEQGSLLNAVGDPIAADLGLVSFGGFLELIAVNLAIDSTLNGVISVINDLLRLIP comes from the coding sequence ATGATGACTCCGGCACGCGCGTTGGGCGACGGGACGGGGTTTGTCATGGGCGGCAGCGGGAACCCGATACCTCCCCCAACCTACATCGACAACGTCGTCGATAAATTTCTGGTCCCCGGCGGCTACGGTTCCTACACGCCGGAAGGGCTGGTCACGCCGGAGCAGTTATATCCGCTCACCGGCGTCGAATCCCTGACCCTCGACCAGTCCGTCGACGAGGGCGTCACGATCCTCAACAATGCGATCACCTCGCAAATCCCCGATGGGAACGTCGTCATTTTCGGTTATTCGCAGAGCGCCTTAATCGCCTCACTGGAAATGGAGCGCCTCGCCGCTTCACCCACTGCTCCCAGCCCCGACCAGCTGGCATTCGTGCTGATCGGTGATCCCATGAACCCCAACGGTGGCCTGTTCGAACGTTTCGACGGTCTGACGTTCCCCACGCTGGGTGCAACGCTGTACGGCGCGACTCCGGCCGATGTCTACCCGACCACCATCTACACGATCGAATACGACGGCGCCGCCGACTTTCCGCGCTACCCCATCGATTTACTGGCTGACCTCAACGCTGCCGCGGGTTTCTATTTCCTACACCCCACATATCCGGATCTCACTTCCGCCCAGCTTGATTCGGCTATCCAATTGCCGACAGAAGGTCCCACCCTCACCACCTACTACATGATCCCCACCGAGAACCTGCCGCTTTTAGACCCGCTACGCGAGATCCCCGTCGTGGGCAAACTACTCGCCGACCTGATCCAACCGGACTTGACGGTGCTCGTGAACCTGGGTTACGGCAACCCCGACTATGGCTGGAGCCAAGGACCGGCGAATGTGGCCACCCCGTTCGCATTGTTGCCGGACGTCAACCCGCGCACCGTCGTTGACGATCTGGTCCAGGGAGCTCAGCAAGGCGTGCAGGACGCCATCGCCGCTGTCAAATCGTCGGCGCCGCCGGAGCCGTCGATGTCCGACCTGTCGACTCTGATGACGTTAGACCCGCTTCCAGCGCTGATGCACGCCGTACACACGCCCGCGAGCGATTGGGTGATTTCTCCGGAGACACTGGCGTCTGAAATCACCAACGTCGCCAACACGGTCAGTAGTGTGCTCTCCAACGATTATGCGACCCTGCTTCCGACCGCAGACTTAGCGCTTGCCCTGGGTATCACTCTTCCGGCATATGACGCCAACCTCTTCGTGGACGGGCTCGAACAGGGCAGTCTCCTTAACGCAGTCGGTGACCCGATCGCAGCCGACCTGGGACTGGTCTCATTTGGCGGTTTCCTCGAGCTCATTGCCGTCAACCTTGCCATCGATAGCACCCTCAACGGTGTGATCAGCGTCATCAACGACCTCTTGCGTCTCATCCCGTAA
- a CDS encoding AMP-binding protein — translation MPVVEPSIPAVLRERASLHPHGTAFTFIDYERDWAGVAETLTWSQLYRRTLNVAHALNDDVAAAGDRAVILAPQGLDYIAAFLGALQAGLIAVPLSVPLGGVSDERVSSVLRDASPSVVLTTSSIAGTVAEHVKTQCGETTPSVVEVDLLDLDSPSESQTRREKRTGTAYLQYTSGSTRQPAGVMASSRNVLANFEQIMADYFGDYGTAAPPDTTVVSWLPFYHDMGLYVGIFLPVLAGLQAVVTSPVAFLQRPARWMQLLASNSHAFSAAPNFAFELAARKTSDEDMAGLDLGSVLVIINGSERVQPATLKRFTERFAPFNFPDAAIRPSYGLAEATVYVRTRTPAQPPEIVYFHSEKLTAGHAERCEGPGATPLVSYGVPRSPMIRIVDPDTNIECPPGTVGEIWVHGDNVATGYWRKPQETESTFGGRLTSPSAGTPEGPWLRTGDSGFLFDGELFIIGRIKDLLIVYGRNHSPDDIEATIQEITRGRCAAIAVPDEGTEKLVAIVELKNHGRSGDDAMADLDTLKRQVTSAISSAHGLAVADLVVVPPGSIPITTSGKVRRSACVEQYRQNQFARLDA, via the coding sequence ATGCCTGTGGTTGAGCCGTCCATTCCGGCTGTGCTGCGCGAGCGCGCCAGTCTGCATCCGCATGGTACAGCGTTCACGTTTATTGATTACGAACGGGACTGGGCCGGGGTTGCGGAGACCCTGACGTGGTCGCAGTTATACCGGCGAACACTCAACGTCGCGCATGCCCTGAATGATGACGTGGCGGCGGCCGGTGATCGGGCCGTGATACTGGCGCCGCAGGGACTGGACTACATCGCCGCTTTTCTCGGAGCATTGCAGGCCGGCCTCATCGCGGTTCCGCTTTCGGTCCCGCTGGGCGGTGTCAGCGATGAGCGTGTCAGTTCGGTATTGCGCGACGCGTCCCCGTCTGTCGTTCTCACCACGTCGTCGATAGCAGGCACCGTCGCCGAGCATGTGAAAACGCAGTGTGGCGAAACCACTCCGTCAGTTGTCGAAGTCGATTTGCTTGACCTCGACTCTCCGAGCGAGTCCCAGACCAGACGCGAGAAGCGCACGGGCACGGCGTATTTGCAATACACGTCCGGATCGACTCGTCAGCCTGCTGGGGTGATGGCGTCGAGCCGGAACGTGTTGGCGAATTTTGAGCAGATCATGGCCGACTATTTCGGGGACTATGGTACCGCTGCGCCGCCGGATACCACGGTGGTGTCGTGGCTGCCCTTTTATCACGACATGGGTTTGTATGTGGGGATTTTCCTGCCGGTTCTGGCGGGGCTTCAGGCGGTCGTGACGAGTCCGGTGGCGTTTTTGCAACGGCCGGCGCGGTGGATGCAATTGCTGGCGAGCAACAGCCACGCGTTCTCGGCGGCCCCGAACTTCGCGTTCGAGCTGGCAGCACGAAAAACCTCGGATGAGGATATGGCTGGGCTCGATCTGGGCAGCGTGCTGGTTATTATCAACGGCAGTGAACGAGTTCAGCCCGCGACGCTGAAGCGTTTCACAGAGCGGTTCGCGCCCTTCAACTTTCCCGACGCGGCGATCCGGCCGTCGTATGGACTGGCCGAAGCGACGGTGTATGTGCGGACCCGAACGCCCGCTCAACCGCCCGAAATCGTCTACTTCCACTCCGAGAAGCTGACCGCCGGCCATGCGGAGCGCTGCGAGGGACCGGGCGCTACGCCCCTGGTCAGCTACGGTGTGCCGCGGTCACCGATGATCCGCATCGTCGATCCTGACACCAACATCGAGTGTCCGCCGGGAACGGTCGGTGAGATCTGGGTGCACGGCGACAATGTGGCAACGGGCTACTGGCGCAAACCTCAAGAGACCGAGAGCACCTTCGGTGGACGGCTAACCAGCCCGTCCGCCGGCACACCCGAGGGTCCCTGGCTGCGAACGGGAGACTCGGGGTTTTTGTTCGACGGCGAATTGTTCATCATCGGCCGCATCAAAGACCTCTTGATCGTCTACGGGCGCAATCATTCTCCCGACGACATCGAGGCGACCATCCAAGAGATCACGCGGGGCCGGTGCGCGGCGATAGCGGTGCCGGACGAGGGCACAGAGAAGCTGGTGGCCATCGTCGAACTCAAAAACCACGGTCGGTCCGGCGACGATGCGATGGCCGACCTTGATACCCTCAAGCGTCAAGTCACGTCGGCGATCTCAAGTGCGCACGGCCTCGCTGTCGCGGATCTCGTTGTGGTACCGCCTGGTTCGATACCCATCACGACAAGCGGCAAGGTGAGGCGATCGGCGTGTGTGGAGCAGTATCGGCAAAATCAGTTCGCCCGCTTGGACGCATAG